The Malassezia japonica chromosome 5, complete sequence genome contains a region encoding:
- a CDS encoding uncharacterized protein (EggNog:ENOG503P1XP; COG:K) — protein MSSESSARGAERAAKQAQYSTASRLLVLDLNGTLLARQKNKSGRTVPGGRITLRPYLECFLRYCLGPMYDVRLKKINQAWPIAERVEVRKRAAPFGTHFWLGATEDDTVYEPPVTPIAVMIWSSATDVNVNKMVEQFAKNKVQRALFQRVWSRETLVRAKDLDRKVTTAKDLSIVWDDLNAWGAHVGSSMQVRERPRFRARAEAADRLRMFRRKARQRNGAEDSKGDGTPREPSPRSGSDELYAESMNRMANGGTDSVYGPMVTFPWGPQNTILLDDSLTKARCQPNNHICIHEFGAKDASETRERLESEDPAARDGLDDYLLQVVGFLDAMQDEADVSAWIARGHTAYLAEDPAAVQDSHRLWADRGRAALARCGIPLVP, from the coding sequence ATGTCGAGCgagagcagcgcacggggtgcggagcgtgccgcgaagcaggcgcagtactcgaccgcgtcgcgcctcCTTGTCCTGGACTTGaacggcacgctgctcgcgcgccagaAGAATAAAAGCGGCCGTACGGTGCCCGGGGGCCGGATCACGCTACGTCCCTATCTAGAGTGCTTTTTGCGGTACTGCCTCGGACCCATGTACGATGTGCGCCTCAAAAAGATCAACCAGGCGTGGCCGATCGcagagcgtgtcgaggtgcggaaacgcgccgcgccgtttGGCACCCATTTCTGGCTCGGCGCTACGGAGGACGACACGGTGTATGAGCCGCCCGTGACACCGATCGCGGTGATGATTTGGTCGAGTGCGACCGACGTCAATGTAAACAAGATGGTCGAGCAGTTTGCGAAAAACAaggtgcagcgtgcgctcttTCAGCGCGTCTGGTCTCGCGAGACGCTCGTGCGAGCCAAGGACCTGGATCGCAAGGTGACCACGGCCAAGGACCTGAGTATCGTGTGGGACGACCTCAATGCATGGGGGGCACACGTCGGCTCGAGCATGCAAGTACGCGAGCGCCCCCGCTtccgcgcacgcgccgaaGCGGCGGATCGCCTGCGCATGTTTCGGCGAaaggcgcggcagcgcaacGGTGCGGAGGACTCCAAGGGTGATGGGACGCCACGCGAGCCCTCGCCACGGTCCGGGTCGGACGAGCTGTACGCCGAGTCGATGAACCGCATGGCCAACGGCGGCACCGACTCGGTGTACGGCCCCATGGTCACCTTCCCCTGGGGGCCTCAGAATACGATTCTACTGGACGACAGCCTGACCAAGGCACGCTGCCAGCCAAACAATCACATATGTATACACGAATTCGGCGCAAAGGACGCAtccgagacgcgcgagcgcctcgagagcgaggaccctgcggcgcgcgacggcctcgacgactATCTACTCCAGGTGGTTGGATTCCTGGACGCGAtgcaggacgaggccgacgtATCAGCGTGGATCGCGCGCGGACATACCGCctacctcgccgaggacccTGCCGCGGTCCAGGACAGCCACCGCCTCTGGGCGgaccgcggccgcgcggcgctggcgcgctgcggcatTCCCCTAGTCCCTTAG
- the POX1 gene encoding acyl-CoA oxidase (TransMembrane:2 (o511-529i550-573o); COG:I; EggNog:ENOG503NUCQ; BUSCO:EOG09262PZ9) produces the protein MEKAQQQLEAKKAERRKANGGGFARYFGFGGEAKPSDTPPTTRAWYNLIRMAKEYPLQGDPADADESWWSEAKSHLFGKEKGGQSLLKNLESGWTGSRVWGLSASEEKKTRTLQNTQISSDKKDPFEVDHAARARQRHFEWEGFLAYAEFQERELYRLFKELDTDYDGVLDASDISAGFSRAGIHPSQLVLEDFIASLASSGVTDVSELRKGDLYITFPEFRDYLLLMPRKPTMSEIFRFYQVRKAVGLFGNEGIFAELGAGWGKTKRGASAVTPDGDVSLAGEEQLPGKESKSTPKDAKDSVTVQTTGKTADTDAEKKALSKTLEDEDEDEGKDVIQSHLAMKFLLAGGIAGAVSRTATAPLDRLKIFLITSQETLGPHAPKSASVGFGALAKAIADIYREGGIRGFWLGNGLNCIKIFPESAIKFFSYEMSKRMFAKYVDNVSDSRDISGFSRFMSGGIGGIASQLSIYPIETLKTRLMSSQTPTSTIRGMALLGETARTMYTQGGIRAYYRGLGAGLVGVFPYSAIDMSTFEGIKLFYLKYTGKEDPGVFALLAFGSISGSVGATTVYPLNLIRTRLQASGTPAHPTLYKSFFDAAFQTYQKEGFLGFYRGLIPSLAKVVPAVSISYVVYEQSKRRLGMAVANNGGKAALEFKKKVMLELERDPTFFNDDFYDLSKDELRERTFIKMQSILNWFTNENLDDFQARLAVISVADPGFWTRFGVHLGLFSNAVRSGATSGQFAYWMSKGMLSLRNFYGCFGMTELAHGSNVAGLETTATLDENTDEFVIHTPNLGATKWWIGGAAHSATHCAVFAQLIVKGKRYGTKTFVVPLRDPQTFKCLPGVNIGDIGKKMGRDGIDNGYIQFTYVRIPRAFMLMRYSQVTRDGQVFEPPLQQLTYGALLQGRTLMMNDSGNIAKKALTISVRYAAVRRQFKSDPKNEYETQLLDYPIHQRRLMPLLAQAVAFGFTSQELIRMLAVTNQALDALEPGDPKLEETMELLKSTHATSSGLKAFCTWATLQTIETCRQACGGHGYSSYTGLAPLYNDFAVHCTWEGDNTILALQSGRALISAYLEAKAGKTQGDALKYLNNLDEVLKAKCSSNEELNTFDGIENGFNTATAHFVKLAAEEYDNLIKSGVTREQAFEQCSQIRFVAASIHTSLFVFRQFRHAVEHQKDEGDGVKETLATLALFYGLWQIEEKGALFLRSGWLSPEQFDFLTKRVTELCAETRKFAIPLIDSFTYTDHVINSPLGRFDGNVYKEYFSMVQRNNPQLKPHPYFERLIKPLLNRPNVEMEDLDEEIGLDDEIDEIQSERKEAEEAAKK, from the exons ATGGAaaaggcgcagcagcagctcgaggccaagaaggccgagcgccgcaaggcgaACGGCGGCGGTTTTGCGCGCTACTTTGGCTTTGGCGGTGAGGCCAAGCCGTCCGACACTCCCCCTACCACGCGCGCGTGGTACAACCTGATCCGCATGGCGAAGGAATACCCGCTGCAAGGCGACCCGGCGGATGCCGACGAAAGCTGGTGGTCGGAGGCCAAGTCGCACCTCTTTGGCAAAGAAAAGGGCGGCCAGTCGCTGCTCAAGAATCTCGAGTCGGGCTGGACGGGATCGCGTGTGTGGGGGCTCAGTGCCTCGGAAGAGAAGAAGACTCGGACTTTGCAGAATACCCAAATTTCCTCGGACAAGAAAGATCCGTTCGAGGTGgatcacgcagcgcgtgctcgtcaGCGCCACTTTGAATGGGAAGGATTCTTGGCCTATGCTGAATTCCAGGAACGCGAGCTCTACCGCCTCTTCAAGGAGCTGGACACTGACTACGACGGCGTGTTGGATGCCAGTGATATCAGTGCTGGTTTCAGCCGCGCGGGTATCCACCCGAGCCAGCTTGTCCTGGAAGACTTTATTGCTAGCCTGGCCTCGTCGGGCGTAACGGACGTgtccgagctgcgcaagggaGACTTGTACATCACCTTCCCCGAGTTCCGCGACTACTTGCTGCTGATGCCCCGCAAGCCGACCATGTCGGAAATTTTCCGCTTCTACCAAGTGCGCAAGGCCGTTGGTTTGTTTGGCAACGAAGGTAtctttgccgagctcggcgctggcTGGGGAAAGACGAAGCGCGGTGCCTCGGCAGTCACCCCCGATGGTGACGTGAGTCTCGCaggcgaggagcagctgcCAGGCAAGGAGAGTAAGTCGACGCCTAAGGACGCCAAGGACAGTGTCACGGTGCAGACCACTGGTAAGACGGCCGATACGGACGCCGAGAAGAAGGCGCTCTCCAAGACGCTAgaggacgaagacgaggacgaagGCAAGGACGTGATCCAGAGCCACCTTGCGATGAAGTTCCTGCTCGCAGGTGGTATTGCTGGTGCTGTGAGCCGTACGGCGACTGCGCCGCTGGACCGTCTCAAGATTTTCCTGATCACTTCGCAAGAGACGCTGGGACCCCATGCGCCGAAATCAGCGAGTGTGGGATTCGGCGCGTTGGCCAAGGCCATTGCGGACATTTACCGTGAAGGCGGTATCCGTGGATTCTGGCTGGGCAATGGTCTGAACTGTATCAAGATCTTCCCCGAGTCGGCCATCAAGTTTTTCAGCTACGAGATGTCGAAGCGCATGTTTGCCAAGTATGTGGACAATGTGTCCGACTCGCGTGACATCAGCGGCTTTAGCCGCTTCATGAGCGGTGGCATCGGTGGTATTGCTAGCCAGCTTT CGATTTATCCGATCGAGACGCTCAAGACGCGCCTCATGTCGAGCCAAACGCCTACGAGTACCATTCGTGGTATGGCGCTTTTGGGTGAGACAGCGCGAACCATGTATACCCAAGGCGGTATCCGTGCCTACTACCGTGGTCTCGGAGCGGGCCTTGTCGGCGTTTTCCCCTACTCTGCTATCGACATGTCGACGTTTGAGGGAATCAAGTTGTTCTATTTGAAATACACGGGGAAGGAAGACCCCGGTGTTTTTGCACTGCTGGCTTTTGGCAGTATTTCGGGCAGTGTGGGTGCTACGACTGTCTACCCTCTGAATCTGATCCGAACGCGTCTTCAGGCCtccggcacgcccgcgcACCCAACCTTGTACAAGAGCTTTTTTGATGCTGCATTCCAGACCTACCAAAAAGAAGGCTTCCTCGGATTCTACCGTGGCCTCATCCCCTCCCTTGCCAAAGTCGTCCCTGCGGTGTCGATCAGCTATGTGGTTTACGAGCAGTCCAAGCGCCGTTTGGGA ATGGCTGTCGCCAACAATGGTGGCAAGGCGGCCCTCGAATTCAAGAAGAAGGTcatgctcgagctcgagcgcgacccTACCTTCTTCAACGATGACTTCTACGACCTGTCCAAGGATGAGCTCCGTGAGCGCACCTTCATCAAGATGCAGAGCATCCTGAACTGGTTCACCAACGAGAACCTGGACGACTTCCAGGCCCGTCTCGCTGTGATCAGTGTTGCGGACCCTGGTTTCTGGACTCGTTTCGGTGTGCACCTGGGTCTCTTCTCGAACGCTGTGCGCTCCGGTGCGACCTCGGGCCAGTTCGCCTACTGGATGTCGAAGGGTATGCTTAGCCTGCGCAACTTCTACGGTTGCTTCGGTATGACCGAGCTTGCCCACGGCTCGAACGTCGCTGGTCTCGAGACCACCGCTACCCTTGACGAGAACACCGACGAGTTCGTCATCCACACCCCCAACCTCGGTGCCACGAAGTGGTGGATTGGTGGTGCTGCCCACTCGGCCACCCACTGTGCCGTCTTTGCCCAGCTGATTGTCAAGGGCAAGCGCTACGGTACCAAGACCTTTGTCGTGCCCCTGCGTGACCCCCAGACCTTCAAGTGCCTGCCCGGTGTGAACATCGGTGACATTGGTAAGAAGATGGGCCGTGACGGTATCGACAACGGTTACATCCAGTTCACCTATGTGCGCATTCCCCGTGCCTTTATGCTCATGCGCTACTCGCAGGTGACTCGCGACGGCCAGGTCTTTGAGCCtccgctgcagcagctcacCTACGGTGCTCTGCTCCAGGGCCGTACCCTGATGATGAACGACTCGGGCAACATCGCCAAGAAGGCGCTCACCATCTCGGTGCGCTACGCCGCTGTCCGCCGCCAGTTCAAGTCGGACCCCAAGAACGAGTACGAGACCCAGCTGCTGGACTACCCCATCCACCAGCGTCGTCTGATGCCCCTGCTTGCCCAGGCCGTTGCCTTTGGCTTCACCTCGCAGGAGCTCATCCGCATGCTCGCTGTCACGAACCAGGCCCTGGATGCCCTGGAGCCCGGAGACCCCAAGCTTGAGGAGACCATGGAGCTCCTCAAGTCGACCCACGCGACTTCGTCGGGTCTCAAGGCTTTCTGCACCTGGGCCACTCTCCAGACCATTGAGACCTGTCGCCAGGCCTGCGGTGGTCACGGCTACTCGTCGTACACTGGTCTTGCTCCCCTCTACAACGACTTCGCGGTGCACTGCACCTGGGAGGGTGACAACACCATTCTTGCCCTGCAGTCTGGTCGTGCGCTGATCAGCGCCTAcctcgaggccaaggccggcAAGACCCAGGGTGACGCCCTGAAGTACCTCAACAAcctggacgaggtgctgAAGGCCAAGTGCTCGTCGAACGAGGAGCTGAACACCTTTGACGGTATCGAGAACGGTTTCAACACGGCCACTGCTCACTTTGTCAAGCTCGCTGCTGAGGAATACGACAACCTGATCAAGTCGGGTGTCACGCGTGAGCAGGCCTTTGAACAGTGCTCGCAGATCCGCTTCGTCGCCGCGAGCATTCATACCTCCCTGTTCGTCTTCCGCCAGTTCCGCCACGCTGTGGAGCACCAGAaggacgagggcgacggTGTCAAGGAGACCCTCGCCACGCTGGCTCTCTTCTATGGTCTGTGGCAGATCGAGGAGAAGGGTGCGCTCTTCCTGCGTTCGGGCTGGCTGTCGCCTGAGCAGTTCGACTTCCTGACGAAGCGCGTGACGGAGCTCTGCGCCGAGACCCGCAAGTTTGCCATTCCCCTGATTGACTCGTTCACGTACACCGACCACGTCATCAACTCGCCCCTGGGTCGCTTCGACGGCAACGTGTACAAGGAGTACTTCTCCATGGTGCAGCGGAATAACCCTCAGCTCAAGCCTCACCCCTACTTCGAGCGCCTGATCAAGCCCCTCCTCAACCGCCCCAACGTCGAGATGGAGGACCTGGACGAGGAGATCGGTCTCGATGACGAGATTGACGAGATCCAGtccgagcgcaaggaggccgaggaggccgCGAAGAAGTAG
- a CDS encoding tripeptidyl-peptidase I (COG:O; EggNog:ENOG503NY9U; MEROPS:MER0078639), with the protein MSLPLNHSHVDREIAAVSHPCSKRYGGFLSYNETKKFMDISPHTEKKVQDWLKAQGITKRASNGLIDLDLSVRDASRLFNATYHEYEHEDGRRSLHAKRHRIPDELLGHAEVFGPSIGMASKRSTIRSTVTPLMRRDDDPEGTDDCDAPVYPSCMRKIYGTDSYEVQVPEKNGIGVAGFLGQVPNRDALHAFAESYRPEAHDAEFKISYVSRGSNKSLATKTQEHGGEADLDLQIVTTQAWPVPVTYYYDGGTPPTQSGNRAHVHNEPYLSLFQYLLDLPDAALPSVLTISYSDPEETVPKSYAKRVCHYAAMLGLRGVTIIAGSGDDGVGPASENKCKKDGSKRFVPWFPASCPYITTVGGTASPPDETVATKSNAGYVTGSGFSEYFAQPHWQKDVVNSYLEDEVPQEYKSYINTQGRAYPDVSAVSAYVAAQFKGAPRQFSGTSASAPIFASVIALLNDARIAANKSRLGFLNPLLYQHLGPTPGTFNDITTGSNSGCGTDGFKAVKGWDAVSGFGSPNFTALHDALLHTSPSCGV; encoded by the coding sequence ATGTCCCTGCCGTTGAACCATTCCCATGTCGACCGCGAGATTGCGGCGGTGAGCCACCCGTGCAGCAAGCGCTACGGTGGCTTCCTCAGCTACAACGAGACGAAGAAGTTTATGGATATCAGTCCGCACACCGAGAAAAAGGTGCAGGATTGGCTCAAGGCGCAAGGCATCACGAAGCGTGCTTCGAACGGCCTTATTGACTTGGATCTGAGCGTTCGTGACGCCTCGCGACTCTTCAATGCTACCTATCATGAGTACGAGCACGAGGATGGGCGCCGATCGCTGCATGCGAAACGCCACCGGATCCCCGACGAACTCCTTGGCCACGCCGAGGTGTTTGGCCCTTCGATCGGAATGGCGTCTAAGCGCAGCACGATCCGCTCGACCGTGACGCCGCTGATGCGCCGCGATGACGATCCCGAGGGTACGGACGACTGTGACGCTCCCGTGTACCCGAGCTGTATGCGCAAGATCTACGGCACTGATTCGTACGAGGTGCAAGTCCCTGAGAAGAATGGCATTGGCGTTGCTGGGTTCCTCGGCCAGGTTCCCAATCGggacgcgctgcatgcCTTTGCCGAATCGTACCgccccgaggcgcacgatgcAGAGTTCAAGATCTCGTACGtctcgcgcggctcgaACAAGTCGCTCGCGACAAAGACGCaggagcacggcggcgaggccgacctGGACCTGCAGATCGTGACGACGCAGGCGTGGCCCGTGCCTGTCACCTACTATTACGATGGCGGCACTCCACCCACGCAGTCGGGCAATCGTGCGCACGTGCACAACGAGCCCTACCTGAGCCTGTTCCAGTACTTGCTCGACCTCcccgatgcggcgctgccgtcgGTGCTCACCATCTCCTACTCGGACCCCGAGGAGACGGTGCCCAAGTCGTACGCTAAGCGTGTATGCCACTACGCTGCGATGCTGGGTCTGCGTGGCGTGACCATTATTGCCGGTAGTGGCGACGATGGCGTGGGTCCTGCGAGCGAAAACAAGTGCAAAAAGGATGGCTCGAAGCGCTTCGTGCCCTGGTTCCCTGCATCCTGCCCTTATATCACCACTGTTggcggcacggcgtcgccgcccgacgagACTGTCGCCACCAAAAGCAATGCCGGTTACGTGACGGGCTCGGGCTTTTCCGAGTACTTTGCGCAGCCCCACTGGCAAAAAGACGTTGTGAACAGCTACCTGGAAGACGAAGTGCCGCAAGAGTACAAGTCGTATATCAATACGCAGGGCCGCGCCTACCCCGATGTCTCGGCGGTGTCGGCCTATGTCGCAGCGCAATTCaagggcgcgccgcgtcaaTTCTCTGGCACGAGTGCCTCGGCACCTATCTTCGCATCTGTCATTGCGCTACTTAATGATGCACGTATCGCGGCCAACAAGTCGCGACTTGGTTTTTTGAATCCCCTACTCTaccagcacctcggcccCACGCCCGGCACGTTTAATGATATCACGACCGGCAGCAACTCGGGCTGTGGCACGGACGGTTTCAAGGCCGTGAAGGGCTGGGATGCTGTTTCTGGATTTGGTTCGCCTAATTTTACCGCATTGCACGATGCTTTGCTGCACACCTCTCCGTCGTGCGGAGTCTAA